A part of Streptomyces sp. NBC_00557 genomic DNA contains:
- a CDS encoding PH-like domain-containing protein: MTPVILLAEAEKSAPVTDWPARIGWLVGLALFIALVYWLMREGWKWRGTLQSDLPVPPGAPEETGPVKLSMSGRYHGSTTAGQWLDRIVAHGLGTRSRAELTLTDAGLEVERPGASDFFVPAAALRGARLDKGIAGKVLTEGGLLVVTWALGDKLIDSGFRSDHAAEHAEWVATLNEMTNDTEGAR; this comes from the coding sequence GTGACACCTGTAATCCTGCTGGCCGAGGCGGAGAAGTCGGCCCCGGTCACCGACTGGCCGGCCCGCATCGGCTGGCTCGTCGGACTCGCCCTCTTCATCGCGCTCGTCTACTGGCTGATGCGCGAGGGCTGGAAGTGGCGCGGCACGCTCCAGAGCGACCTGCCCGTGCCGCCCGGCGCGCCGGAGGAGACCGGCCCGGTGAAACTGAGCATGAGCGGCCGCTACCACGGCTCCACCACGGCCGGCCAGTGGCTGGACCGCATCGTGGCCCACGGCCTGGGCACCCGCAGCCGGGCCGAGCTCACCCTGACCGATGCGGGCCTGGAGGTCGAGCGCCCCGGCGCGAGCGACTTCTTCGTCCCCGCCGCCGCACTGCGCGGCGCCCGGCTGGACAAGGGCATCGCCGGCAAGGTCCTCACCGAGGGCGGACTGCTGGTGGTGACCTGGGCGCTGGGCGACAAGCTGATCGACTCCGGCTTCCGCTCCGACCACGCGGCCGAGCACGCCGAGTGGGTCGCCACCCTGAACGAGATGACCAACGACACGGAAGGCGCACGATGA
- the carA gene encoding glutamine-hydrolyzing carbamoyl-phosphate synthase small subunit, with translation MTTSTRGADRVPAVLVLEDGRIFRGRAYGAVGETFGEAVFSTGMTGYQETLTDPSYDRQIVVATAPQIGNTGWNDEDDESGRIWVSGYVVRDPARVPSNWRAKRSLDDELVRQGVVGISGIDTRALTRHLRERGSMRAGIFSGEAIAAESELVARVQAQPHMKGASLYEEVATKEAYVVPAIGEKRFTVAAIDLGIKGMTPHRMAERGIEVHVLPATATADEVYAVNPDGVFFSNGPGDPATADGPVALMSAVLERKTPLFGICFGNQILGRALGFGTYKLKYGHRGINQPVQDRTTGKVEVTAHNHGFAVDAPLDKVSETKFGRAEVSHVCLNDDVVEGLQLLDQPAFSVQYHPEAAAGPHDAAYLFDRFVSLMEGQRA, from the coding sequence ATGACGACCTCCACAAGGGGAGCTGACAGGGTTCCCGCCGTACTCGTCCTGGAGGACGGCCGCATCTTCCGCGGCCGTGCCTACGGGGCCGTGGGGGAGACCTTCGGCGAGGCCGTGTTCTCCACCGGCATGACCGGCTACCAGGAGACGCTCACCGACCCGTCGTACGACCGCCAGATCGTCGTCGCGACCGCCCCCCAGATCGGCAACACCGGCTGGAACGACGAGGACGACGAGTCCGGACGCATCTGGGTCTCCGGCTACGTCGTGCGCGACCCCGCGCGCGTGCCGTCCAACTGGCGTGCCAAGCGCTCCCTGGACGACGAGCTGGTGCGCCAGGGCGTGGTCGGCATCTCCGGCATCGACACCCGGGCGCTCACCCGCCACCTGCGCGAGCGCGGCTCCATGCGCGCCGGCATCTTCTCGGGCGAGGCGATCGCCGCCGAGTCCGAGCTCGTCGCGCGCGTGCAGGCCCAGCCGCACATGAAGGGCGCGAGCCTCTACGAGGAGGTCGCGACCAAGGAAGCGTACGTCGTCCCGGCGATCGGCGAGAAGAGGTTCACCGTCGCCGCCATCGACCTCGGCATCAAGGGCATGACCCCGCACCGGATGGCCGAGCGCGGCATCGAGGTGCACGTCCTGCCCGCGACCGCCACGGCCGACGAGGTCTACGCCGTCAACCCGGACGGTGTGTTCTTCTCCAACGGCCCCGGCGACCCGGCGACCGCCGACGGCCCGGTTGCGCTGATGAGCGCCGTCCTGGAGCGGAAGACGCCCCTGTTCGGCATCTGCTTCGGCAACCAGATCCTCGGCCGCGCCCTCGGCTTCGGCACCTACAAGCTGAAGTACGGCCACCGCGGCATCAACCAGCCGGTCCAGGACCGTACGACCGGCAAGGTCGAGGTCACCGCGCACAACCACGGCTTCGCCGTGGACGCACCGCTCGACAAGGTCAGCGAGACGAAGTTCGGCCGCGCCGAGGTCTCGCACGTCTGCCTCAACGACGACGTCGTGGAGGGGCTGCAGCTGCTCGACCAGCCGGCCTTCTCCGTCCAGTACCACCCCGAAGCGGCAGCGGGACCGCACGACGCCGCCTACCTGTTCGACCGCTTCGTCTCCCTGATGGAGGGCCAGCGTGCCTAA
- the carB gene encoding carbamoyl-phosphate synthase large subunit: protein MPKRTDIQSVLVIGSGPIVIGQAAEFDYSGTQACRVLKAEGLRVILVNSNPATIMTDPEIADATYVEPITPDFVEKIIAKERPDALLPTLGGQTALNTAIALHENGVLAKYGVELIGARPEAIHKGEDRDQFKEVVEEVRRKIGHGESARSVICHSMDDVLKGVETLGGYPVVVRPSFTMGGAGSGFAHDEEELRRIAGQGLTLSPTTEVLLEESILGWKEYELELMRDKNDNVVVVCSIENFDPMGVHTGDSITVAPAMTLTDREYQILRDIGIAVIREVGVDTGGCNIQFAVNPEDGRVIVIEMNPRVSRSSALASKATGFPIAKIAAKLAVGYTLDEIPNDITAETPASFEPTLDYVVVKAPRFAFEKFPQADSTLTTTMKSVGEAMAIGRNFPEAFQKALRSLEKKGSQFTFVGDPGDKQALLEESRRPTDGRINTVMQAIRAGATPEEVFAYTKIDPWFVDQLFLIKEIADELAEAPELTRDLLAEAKRHGFSDQQVAEIRGLREDVVREVRHALGIRPVYKTVDTCAAEFAAKTPYFYSSYDEETEVAPREKPAVIILGSGPNRIGQGIEFDYSCVHASFALSDAGYETVMVNCNPETVSTDYDTSDRLYFEPLTLEDVLEIVHAEQQAGPVAGVIVQLGGQTPLGLSQALKDNGVPIVGTSPEAIHAAEDRGAFGRVLAEAGLPAPKHGTATTFAEAKAIADEIGYPVLVRPSYVLGGRGMEIVYDETRLAAYIAESTEISPSRPVLVDRFLDDAIEIDVDALYDGEELYLGGVMEHIEEAGIHSGDSACALPPITLGGFDVKRLRASTEAIARGVGVRGLINIQFAMAGDILYVLEANPRASRTVPFTSKATAVPLAKAAARISLGATIAELRAEGLLPKNGDGGELPLDAPISVKEAVMPWSRFRDIHGRGVDTVLGPEMRSTGEVMGIDSVFGTAYAKSQAGAYGPLPTKGRAFISVANRDKRSMIFPARELVAHGFELLATSGTAEVLKRNGINATVVRKQSEGTGPNGERTIVQLIHDGEVDLIVNTPYGTGGRLDGYDIRTAAVARSVPCLTTVQALAAAVQGIDALNHGDVGVRSLQEHAEHLTAARD, encoded by the coding sequence GTGCCTAAGCGCACCGATATCCAGTCCGTCCTGGTCATCGGCTCCGGCCCGATCGTCATCGGCCAGGCCGCCGAGTTCGACTACTCCGGCACCCAGGCGTGCCGCGTGCTCAAGGCCGAAGGCCTGCGCGTCATCCTCGTCAACTCCAACCCGGCGACGATCATGACCGACCCGGAGATCGCCGACGCCACGTACGTCGAGCCGATCACCCCGGACTTCGTCGAGAAGATCATCGCCAAGGAGCGCCCCGACGCCCTGCTGCCCACCCTCGGCGGCCAGACGGCCCTGAACACCGCCATCGCCCTGCACGAGAACGGCGTCCTCGCCAAGTACGGCGTGGAGCTGATCGGCGCCCGGCCCGAGGCCATCCACAAGGGCGAGGACCGCGACCAGTTCAAGGAGGTCGTGGAGGAGGTCCGCAGGAAGATCGGGCACGGCGAGTCCGCCCGCTCGGTCATCTGCCACTCCATGGACGACGTCCTCAAGGGCGTCGAGACCCTCGGCGGCTACCCGGTCGTCGTCCGCCCGTCCTTCACCATGGGCGGCGCCGGCTCCGGCTTCGCGCACGACGAGGAGGAGCTGCGCCGCATCGCCGGGCAGGGCCTCACGCTCTCCCCGACCACCGAGGTGCTCCTGGAGGAGTCCATCCTCGGCTGGAAGGAGTACGAGCTGGAGCTGATGCGCGACAAGAACGACAACGTCGTGGTCGTCTGCTCCATCGAGAACTTCGACCCCATGGGCGTGCACACCGGTGACTCGATCACCGTCGCGCCCGCGATGACCCTGACCGACCGCGAGTACCAGATCCTGCGGGACATCGGCATCGCCGTCATCCGCGAGGTCGGCGTCGACACCGGCGGCTGCAACATCCAGTTCGCGGTGAACCCCGAGGACGGTCGCGTGATCGTCATCGAGATGAACCCGCGCGTGTCGCGCTCGTCGGCGCTGGCCTCCAAGGCCACCGGCTTCCCGATCGCCAAGATCGCCGCCAAGCTGGCCGTCGGCTACACGCTGGACGAGATCCCGAACGACATCACGGCCGAGACCCCGGCCTCCTTCGAGCCCACGCTCGACTACGTCGTCGTCAAGGCCCCGCGCTTCGCCTTCGAGAAGTTCCCGCAGGCCGACTCCACGCTGACCACCACCATGAAGTCGGTCGGCGAGGCCATGGCCATCGGCCGCAACTTCCCCGAGGCGTTCCAGAAGGCGCTGCGCTCGCTGGAGAAGAAGGGCAGCCAGTTCACCTTCGTGGGCGACCCGGGCGACAAGCAGGCGCTGCTGGAGGAGTCCCGCCGCCCCACCGACGGCCGGATCAACACGGTCATGCAGGCCATCCGCGCGGGCGCCACCCCCGAGGAGGTCTTCGCGTACACGAAGATCGACCCGTGGTTCGTGGACCAGCTCTTCCTGATCAAGGAGATCGCGGACGAGCTGGCCGAGGCCCCCGAGCTGACTCGCGACCTGCTCGCCGAGGCCAAGCGGCACGGCTTCTCCGACCAGCAGGTCGCCGAGATCCGCGGCCTGCGCGAGGACGTCGTCCGCGAGGTCCGGCACGCGCTCGGCATCCGCCCGGTCTACAAGACGGTCGACACCTGCGCCGCCGAGTTCGCCGCGAAGACGCCGTACTTCTACTCCTCCTACGACGAGGAGACGGAGGTCGCCCCGCGCGAGAAGCCGGCCGTGATCATCCTGGGCTCCGGCCCGAACCGCATCGGCCAGGGCATCGAGTTCGACTACTCCTGCGTCCACGCCTCCTTCGCGCTGTCCGACGCCGGGTACGAGACCGTGATGGTCAACTGCAACCCGGAGACCGTCTCCACCGACTACGACACCTCCGACCGGCTGTACTTCGAGCCGCTCACGCTGGAGGACGTGCTGGAGATCGTCCACGCCGAGCAGCAGGCCGGACCGGTCGCGGGCGTGATCGTGCAGCTGGGCGGACAGACCCCGCTCGGCCTGTCGCAGGCCCTGAAGGACAACGGCGTGCCGATCGTGGGGACCTCGCCCGAGGCGATCCACGCCGCCGAGGACCGCGGCGCCTTCGGCCGGGTGCTCGCCGAGGCGGGCCTGCCCGCCCCGAAGCACGGCACGGCCACCACCTTCGCCGAGGCCAAGGCCATCGCCGACGAGATCGGCTACCCGGTCCTGGTCCGGCCGTCGTACGTCCTGGGCGGCCGCGGCATGGAGATCGTCTACGACGAGACCCGCCTCGCCGCCTACATCGCCGAGTCCACCGAGATCAGCCCCTCCCGGCCGGTCCTCGTCGACCGGTTCCTGGACGACGCCATCGAGATCGACGTCGACGCCCTCTACGACGGCGAGGAGCTGTACCTGGGCGGCGTCATGGAGCACATCGAGGAGGCCGGCATCCACTCCGGCGACTCGGCGTGCGCCCTGCCCCCGATCACCCTCGGCGGCTTCGACGTCAAGCGCCTGCGCGCCTCCACCGAGGCCATCGCGCGCGGTGTCGGGGTGCGCGGCCTGATCAACATCCAGTTCGCGATGGCCGGCGACATCCTCTACGTCCTGGAGGCCAACCCGCGCGCCTCCCGTACCGTCCCCTTCACCTCGAAGGCGACCGCGGTGCCGCTGGCCAAGGCCGCCGCCCGGATCTCGCTGGGCGCGACCATCGCCGAGCTGCGCGCCGAGGGGCTGCTGCCGAAGAACGGCGACGGCGGCGAGCTGCCGCTGGACGCGCCGATCTCCGTCAAGGAGGCCGTCATGCCGTGGTCGCGCTTCCGCGACATCCACGGCCGCGGCGTCGACACCGTCCTCGGCCCGGAGATGCGCTCCACCGGCGAGGTCATGGGCATCGACTCCGTCTTCGGCACGGCGTACGCCAAGTCGCAGGCCGGCGCCTACGGCCCGCTGCCCACCAAGGGGCGGGCGTTCATCTCGGTCGCCAACCGCGACAAGCGCTCGATGATCTTCCCGGCGCGCGAGCTGGTCGCGCACGGCTTCGAGCTGCTGGCCACCTCCGGCACCGCCGAGGTCCTCAAGCGCAACGGCATCAACGCCACGGTCGTGCGCAAGCAGTCCGAGGGCACCGGCCCGAACGGCGAGCGGACCATCGTCCAGCTCATCCACGACGGCGAGGTCGACCTCATCGTCAACACCCCGTACGGCACCGGCGGCCGCCTCGACGGCTACGACATCCGTACGGCGGCCGTGGCCCGCTCCGTGCCGTGCCTGACGACCGTCCAGGCCCTTGCGGCGGCCGTCCAGGGCATCGACGCCCTCAACCACGGCGACGTGGGCGTGCGCTCGCTCCAGGAACACGCGGAGCACCTGACCGCCGCCAGGGACTAG
- a CDS encoding quinone-dependent dihydroorotate dehydrogenase — translation MYKLFFRLVFTRMDPEKAHHLAFRWIRLAVRIPVLRTFLAAALAPRYKELRTEAFGLRMHGPFGLAAGFDKNAVAVDGMAMLGFDHVEIGTVTGEPQPGNPKKRLFRLVADRALINRMGFNNDGSLAVAARLATREPVFRTVVGVNIGKTKVVPEAEAVGDYVKSAERLAPYADYLVVNVSSPNTPGLRNLQATEALRPLLTAVREAADRAVAGRRVPLLVKIAPDLADDDIDAVADLAVELGLDGIIATNTTIAREGLGLKSAPALVKETGGLSGAPLKARSLEVLRRLYARVGDRITLVGVGGIETAEDAWQRILAGATLVQGYSAFVYEGPFWSRAIHKGLAARLRTSPYATLADAVGADVRKPA, via the coding sequence ATGTACAAGCTGTTCTTCCGTCTGGTGTTCACCCGGATGGACCCCGAGAAGGCCCACCACCTCGCCTTCCGCTGGATCCGCCTCGCCGTCCGCATCCCCGTGCTGCGCACCTTCCTCGCCGCCGCCCTCGCGCCCCGCTACAAGGAGCTGCGCACGGAGGCCTTCGGGCTGCGGATGCACGGACCCTTCGGGCTGGCCGCCGGCTTCGACAAGAACGCCGTCGCCGTCGACGGCATGGCGATGCTGGGCTTCGACCATGTGGAGATCGGCACGGTCACCGGCGAGCCGCAGCCGGGCAACCCGAAGAAGCGGCTGTTCCGCCTGGTCGCCGACCGGGCGCTGATCAACCGCATGGGCTTCAACAACGACGGCTCCCTTGCCGTCGCCGCCCGTCTGGCCACCCGCGAGCCGGTGTTCCGGACCGTCGTCGGCGTCAACATCGGCAAGACCAAGGTCGTCCCCGAGGCGGAGGCCGTCGGCGACTACGTGAAGTCGGCCGAGCGCCTCGCGCCCTACGCGGACTACCTGGTCGTCAACGTCTCCTCCCCGAACACCCCCGGCCTGCGCAACCTGCAGGCCACCGAGGCGCTGCGCCCGCTGCTGACCGCCGTCCGCGAAGCCGCCGACCGGGCGGTCGCCGGCCGGCGCGTCCCGCTCCTGGTGAAGATCGCCCCCGATCTCGCCGACGACGACATCGACGCCGTCGCCGACCTGGCCGTGGAACTGGGCCTGGACGGCATCATCGCCACCAACACCACCATCGCCCGCGAGGGGCTCGGCCTGAAGTCCGCGCCCGCGCTGGTGAAGGAGACCGGCGGTCTGTCCGGCGCCCCGCTGAAGGCACGCTCCCTGGAGGTCCTGCGCCGCCTGTACGCGCGCGTGGGCGACCGGATCACCCTCGTGGGCGTCGGCGGCATCGAGACCGCCGAGGACGCCTGGCAGCGCATCCTGGCCGGCGCCACGCTGGTCCAGGGCTACAGCGCCTTCGTCTACGAGGGCCCCTTCTGGTCCCGCGCGATCCACAAGGGCCTCGCCGCCCGTCTGCGCACCAGCCCCTACGCCACCCTCGCCGACGCGGTCGGCGCCGACGTGAGGAAGCCCGCATGA
- the pyrF gene encoding orotidine-5'-phosphate decarboxylase: MSPTEPFGARLRRAMDERGPLCVGIDPHASLLAEWGLNDDVAGLERFSRTVVEAVAGRVAVMKPQSAFFERFGSRGVAVLEKAVQEARAAGALVVMDAKRGDIGSTMAGYAEAYLHKDAPLFSDALTVSPYLGYGSLSPAVALARESGAGLFVLALTSNPEGPEVQHAVRADGRTVGATMLAHLAAENAGDEPLGSFGAVVGATVGDLSSYDLAINGPLLAPGVGAQGATAADLPKVFGPAVRNVVPNVSRGVLRHGPDAGALRAAAERFAEEVRAAVSGA; encoded by the coding sequence ATGAGCCCGACGGAGCCCTTCGGCGCCCGCCTGCGCCGCGCCATGGACGAGCGCGGCCCGCTGTGCGTCGGCATCGACCCGCACGCCTCCCTGCTCGCCGAGTGGGGACTGAACGACGACGTGGCCGGACTCGAGCGGTTCAGCCGCACGGTCGTCGAGGCCGTCGCCGGCCGGGTCGCCGTGATGAAGCCGCAGAGCGCCTTCTTCGAGCGTTTCGGCTCGCGCGGGGTCGCCGTGCTGGAGAAGGCCGTCCAGGAGGCGCGTGCGGCCGGCGCCCTCGTCGTGATGGACGCCAAGCGCGGCGACATCGGCTCGACCATGGCCGGGTACGCCGAGGCCTACCTGCACAAGGACGCCCCGCTGTTCTCCGACGCCCTGACCGTCTCGCCGTACCTCGGCTACGGCTCGCTCAGCCCGGCCGTGGCGCTGGCCCGGGAGAGCGGCGCCGGTCTGTTCGTGCTGGCGCTGACCTCCAACCCGGAGGGCCCCGAGGTCCAGCACGCGGTCCGCGCGGACGGCCGGACCGTGGGCGCGACCATGCTGGCCCACCTGGCCGCCGAGAACGCCGGGGACGAGCCGCTGGGCTCCTTCGGCGCCGTCGTCGGCGCCACGGTCGGCGACCTGTCGTCGTACGACCTCGCGATCAACGGACCGCTCCTCGCGCCCGGTGTCGGCGCGCAGGGCGCCACGGCGGCCGATCTCCCGAAGGTGTTCGGGCCGGCGGTGCGCAACGTCGTGCCGAACGTCAGCCGGGGTGTGCTGCGGCACGGTCCCGACGCGGGGGCGCTGCGCGCGGCCGCGGAGCGCTTCGCGGAGGAGGTCCGGGCGGCCGTTTCCGGCGCCTGA
- a CDS encoding integration host factor, which translates to MALPPLTPEQRAAALEKAAAARRERAEVKNRLKHSGASLHEVIKQGQENDVIGKMKVSALLESLPGVGKVRAKQIMERLGISESRRVRGLGSNQIASLEREFGSTGS; encoded by the coding sequence GTGGCTCTTCCGCCCCTTACCCCCGAACAGCGCGCAGCCGCGCTCGAAAAGGCCGCCGCGGCTCGCCGGGAGCGGGCCGAGGTCAAGAATCGACTCAAGCACTCCGGCGCCTCCCTGCACGAGGTCATCAAGCAGGGCCAGGAGAACGACGTCATCGGCAAGATGAAGGTCTCCGCACTGCTCGAGTCGCTGCCGGGCGTGGGCAAGGTCCGCGCCAAGCAGATCATGGAGCGTCTGGGCATCTCCGAGAGCCGCCGCGTGCGCGGTCTCGGTTCCAACCAGATCGCTTCCCTGGAGCGTGAATTCGGCAGCACCGGCTCCTGA
- the gmk gene encoding guanylate kinase, producing MSERPRLTVLSGPSGVGKSTVVAHMRKEHPEVWLSVSATTRKPRPGEKHGVHYFFVTDEEMDKLIANGELLEWAEFAGNRYGTPRAAVQERLEKGEPVLLEIDLQGARQVRESMGDAQLVFLAPPSWEELVRRLTGRGTEPPEVIERRLEAARTELAAEPEFDTTLVNTSVEDVARELLALMDVV from the coding sequence ATGAGTGAACGTCCGCGGCTGACCGTGCTCTCCGGCCCCTCGGGGGTCGGCAAGAGCACGGTCGTCGCCCATATGCGCAAGGAACACCCCGAGGTCTGGCTCTCGGTGTCGGCCACCACCCGCAAGCCGCGCCCCGGCGAGAAGCACGGAGTCCACTACTTCTTCGTCACCGACGAGGAGATGGACAAGCTGATCGCCAACGGCGAGCTGCTGGAGTGGGCCGAGTTCGCCGGCAACCGCTACGGCACGCCCCGCGCGGCCGTGCAGGAGCGGCTGGAGAAGGGGGAGCCCGTCCTGCTGGAGATCGACCTCCAGGGCGCCCGGCAGGTACGGGAGTCCATGGGGGACGCCCAGCTGGTGTTCCTGGCTCCGCCCTCCTGGGAGGAGCTGGTGCGCAGGCTGACCGGCCGGGGCACCGAGCCGCCCGAGGTCATCGAGCGCCGCCTGGAGGCGGCCAGGACCGAGCTGGCGGCCGAGCCGGAGTTCGACACGACCTTGGTCAACACCTCCGTCGAGGACGTGGCGCGCGAGCTGCTAGCCTTGATGGATGTTGTGTGA
- the rpoZ gene encoding DNA-directed RNA polymerase subunit omega: MSSSITAPEGIINPPIDELLEATDSKYSLVIYAAKRARQINAYYSQLGEGLLEYVGPLVDTHVHEKPLSIALREINAGLLTSEAVEGPAQ; this comes from the coding sequence GTGTCCTCTTCCATCACCGCGCCCGAGGGCATCATCAACCCGCCGATCGACGAGTTGCTTGAGGCCACCGACTCGAAGTACAGCCTCGTGATCTACGCGGCCAAGCGGGCCCGCCAGATCAACGCGTACTACTCGCAGCTCGGCGAGGGCCTGCTCGAGTACGTCGGTCCCCTCGTCGACACCCACGTCCACGAGAAGCCGCTGTCGATCGCCCTGCGCGAGATCAACGCCGGCCTGCTGACCTCCGAGGCCGTCGAGGGCCCGGCGCAGTAA
- the coaBC gene encoding bifunctional phosphopantothenoylcysteine decarboxylase/phosphopantothenate--cysteine ligase CoaBC, whose translation MDKPKVVLGVSGGIAAYKACELLRRFTESGHDVRVVPTASALHFVGAATWSALSGNPVSTDVWDDVHEVPHVRIGQHADLVVVAPATADMLAKAAHGLADDLLTNTLLTARCPVVFAPAMHTEMWEHPATQENVATLRRRGAVVIEPAVGRLTGVDTGKGRLPDPVEIFEVCRRVLARGVTEPDLKGRHVVVSAGGTREPLDPVRFLGNRSSGKQGYALARTAAARGARVTLIAANAGLPDPAGVDVVPVGTAVQLREAVLKAAADADAVVMAAAVADFRPAAYATGKIKKKDGQDPDPVVLVRNPDVLAEISAERARPGQVVVGFAAETDDVLANGRAKLARKGCDLLVVNEVGERKTFGSEENEAVVLGADGSETPVPHGPKEALADVVWDLVAQRLG comes from the coding sequence GTGGACAAGCCGAAGGTCGTTCTGGGGGTCAGCGGCGGCATCGCCGCCTACAAGGCCTGTGAGCTGCTGCGCAGGTTCACGGAGTCGGGCCATGACGTGCGCGTGGTGCCCACCGCCTCCGCGCTGCACTTCGTCGGCGCCGCCACCTGGTCCGCCCTGTCCGGCAACCCCGTCTCGACGGACGTCTGGGACGACGTCCACGAGGTCCCGCACGTCCGCATCGGCCAGCACGCCGACCTGGTCGTGGTCGCGCCCGCCACCGCCGACATGCTCGCCAAGGCCGCCCACGGCCTCGCCGACGACCTGCTGACCAACACCCTCCTCACCGCCCGCTGCCCGGTCGTCTTCGCACCCGCCATGCACACCGAGATGTGGGAGCACCCGGCCACCCAGGAGAACGTGGCCACGCTGCGCCGCCGCGGCGCCGTCGTCATCGAGCCCGCCGTCGGCCGGCTCACCGGCGTCGACACCGGCAAGGGCCGCCTGCCCGATCCGGTGGAGATCTTCGAGGTCTGCCGCCGGGTGCTGGCCCGGGGTGTCACCGAGCCCGACCTGAAGGGGCGGCACGTCGTCGTCTCCGCCGGCGGCACCCGCGAGCCCCTCGACCCGGTGCGCTTCCTCGGCAACCGCTCCTCCGGCAAGCAGGGCTACGCCCTCGCCCGCACCGCCGCCGCCCGCGGCGCCCGGGTCACCCTGATCGCCGCCAACGCCGGGCTGCCCGACCCGGCGGGCGTCGACGTCGTACCGGTCGGCACGGCCGTCCAGCTGCGCGAGGCCGTCCTGAAGGCGGCGGCGGACGCCGACGCGGTCGTCATGGCCGCCGCCGTCGCCGACTTCCGCCCCGCGGCCTACGCGACCGGCAAGATCAAGAAGAAGGACGGCCAGGACCCCGACCCGGTCGTCCTCGTGCGCAACCCGGACGTCCTCGCGGAGATCTCCGCCGAGCGCGCCCGCCCCGGCCAGGTGGTCGTCGGGTTCGCCGCCGAGACCGACGACGTCCTCGCCAACGGACGCGCCAAACTCGCCCGCAAGGGCTGCGACCTGCTCGTGGTCAACGAGGTCGGGGAGCGCAAGACGTTCGGCTCCGAGGAGAACGAGGCCGTGGTGCTGGGCGCCGACGGCAGCGAGACCCCCGTGCCGCACGGGCCCAAGGAAGCCCTCGCCGACGTCGTCTGGGACCTCGTCGCACAGCGCCTGGGCTGA
- the metK gene encoding methionine adenosyltransferase, whose translation MSRRLFTSESVTEGHPDKIADQISDTILDALLREDPTSRVAVETLITTGLVHVAGEVTTKAYADIATLVRSKILEIGYDSSKKGFDGASCGVSVSIGAQSPDIAQGVDAAYEARVEGDDDELDRQGAGDQGLMFGYASDETPTLMPLPIFLAHRLSKRLSDVRKNGTIPYLRPDGKTQVTIEYDGDKAVRLDTVVVSSQHASDIDLESLLAPDIREFVVEPELKALLDEGIKLDTEGYRLLVNPTGRFEIGGPMGDAGLTGRKIIIDTYGGMARHGGGAFSGKDPSKVDRSAAYAMRWVAKNVVAAGLASRCEVQVAYAIGKAEPVGLFVETFGTAKVDAEKIEKAIDEVFDLRPAAIIRDLDLLRPIYAQTAAYGHFGRELPDFTWERTDRVDALRAAVGL comes from the coding sequence GTGTCCCGTCGCCTGTTCACCTCGGAGTCCGTCACCGAGGGTCACCCCGACAAGATCGCTGACCAGATCAGCGACACCATTCTCGACGCGCTTCTGCGCGAGGACCCGACCTCCCGGGTCGCCGTCGAGACGCTGATCACCACGGGCCTGGTGCATGTGGCCGGCGAGGTGACGACCAAGGCCTACGCGGACATCGCGACCCTCGTCCGCAGCAAGATCCTCGAGATCGGCTACGACTCCTCCAAGAAGGGCTTCGACGGCGCCTCCTGCGGTGTGTCCGTCTCCATCGGCGCGCAGTCCCCGGACATCGCGCAGGGCGTCGACGCGGCCTACGAGGCCCGGGTCGAGGGCGACGACGACGAACTGGACCGGCAGGGCGCCGGCGACCAGGGCCTGATGTTCGGCTACGCCTCGGACGAGACGCCGACCCTGATGCCGCTGCCGATCTTCCTGGCCCACCGCCTGTCCAAGCGGCTGTCCGACGTGCGCAAGAACGGCACGATCCCCTACCTGCGCCCGGACGGCAAGACGCAGGTCACCATCGAGTACGACGGCGACAAGGCCGTCCGTCTCGACACGGTGGTCGTCTCCTCGCAGCACGCCTCCGACATCGACCTGGAGTCGCTGCTCGCCCCCGACATCCGCGAGTTCGTCGTGGAGCCGGAGCTGAAGGCCCTGCTGGACGAGGGCATCAAGCTCGACACCGAGGGCTACCGCCTGCTGGTCAACCCGACCGGCCGTTTCGAGATCGGCGGCCCGATGGGCGACGCCGGCCTGACCGGCCGCAAGATCATCATCGACACCTACGGCGGCATGGCCCGCCACGGCGGCGGCGCCTTCTCCGGCAAGGACCCGTCCAAGGTGGACCGCTCGGCGGCGTACGCGATGCGCTGGGTCGCCAAGAACGTGGTGGCGGCGGGCCTGGCCTCCCGCTGCGAGGTCCAGGTCGCCTACGCGATCGGCAAGGCCGAGCCGGTCGGCCTGTTCGTGGAGACGTTCGGCACCGCCAAGGTCGACGCCGAGAAGATCGAGAAGGCGATCGACGAGGTCTTCGACCTCCGTCCGGCCGCGATCATCCGCGACCTCGACCTGCTCCGCCCGATCTACGCCCAGACGGCCGCCTACGGCCACTTCGGCCGCGAGCTGCCCGACTTCACCTGGGAGCGCACGGACCGCGTGGACGCCCTGCGCGCCGCGGTCGGCCTGTAA